From Camelina sativa cultivar DH55 chromosome 7, Cs, whole genome shotgun sequence, one genomic window encodes:
- the LOC104705019 gene encoding probable xyloglucan glycosyltransferase 8, with product MAPRFDFSDLWAKDTRRGTPVVVKMENPNYSIVEVEEPDSAFQPIEKSRGKNAKQVTWVLLLKAHRAVGCLTWLATLFWSLLGSVKRRLSFTHPLGSERLGRDRWLFTAIKLFLAASLATLGFELVAYYRGWHYFKNPNLHIPTSKLEIQSLFHLFYVGWLSLRADYIAPPIKALSKFCIVLFLVQSVDRLILCLGCFWIKFKKIKPRIVEEPFRYDDVEGSGSEYPMVLVQIPMCNERETSNFNVKADVSHKESNTSCFIVLMIDLCEN from the exons atggctccAAGGTTTGATTTTTCAGATTTGTGGGCGAAGGATACAAGGAGAGGTACACCAGTAGTGGTGAAAATGGAGAATCCCAATTACTCAATCGTTGAAGTTGAGGAACCTGACAGTGCCTTTCAACCAATAGAGAAGAGTAGAGGCAAGAACGCTAAGCAAGTGACTTGGGTTTTGCTACTGAAAGCTCACAGAGCTGTTGGGTGTCTcacttggctagccacactgtTCTGGTCTCTCCTTGGTTCGGTCAAGAGACGGCTCAGTTTCACTCATCCACTTGGCTCTGAGAGACTTGGTAGAGACAGATGGCTTTTCACAGCCATTAAGCTCTTCTTAGCTGCTTCATTGGCCACTCTTGGTTTTGAATTAGTTGCTTACTACCGAGGATGGCATTActtcaagaaccctaatttacACATCCCGACAAGCAAACTCGAGATCCAGAGCTTGTTTCATCTGTTTTATGTTGGTTGGTTGAGTTTAAGAGCTGATTATATCGCTCCTCCAATCAAAGCTCTCTCCAAGTTTTGTATTGTGCTGTTCCTTGTACAGTCTGTGGATCGTTTGATTCTTTGCTTAGGCTGTTTTTGGATCAAGTTTAAGAAGATTAAGCCTAGAATCGTTGAGGAGCCTTTTCGATATGATGACGTTGAAGGTTCAGGATCTGAGTATCCAATGGTTCTTGTTCAGATACCAATGTGCAATGAGAGAGAG ACNTCCAACTTCAATGTTAAGGCTGATGTATCACACAAGGAAAGCAACACCTcatgttttattgtattgatgatagaTCTATGTGAAAATTGA